One genomic segment of Mytilus galloprovincialis chromosome 5, xbMytGall1.hap1.1, whole genome shotgun sequence includes these proteins:
- the LOC143075838 gene encoding uncharacterized protein LOC143075838, with amino-acid sequence MKLFIYFSFLSSIVLSVSSVSARPEIVDAILPEVKQQGQNGYLNCSVINLNPSSTVLQWVKQTTPSGTPLLISSNEKIHVNDVVEGHSKYYVKKTVYNNKEQYQLEIRALTENDAGSYTCMIRLANQNYLQWPKKLGLLTVLSKQMRELRYPYCLNVNPASGSLDQIKVYNEYDLNKQDDQR; translated from the exons ATGAAACTGTTTATATATTTCTCTTTCTTGTCATCGATAGTTTTATCAG taAGCTCTGTGAGTGCTCGACCAGAAATTGTTGATGCCATTTTACCTGAGGTGAAGCAACAAGGTCAGAATGGGTACCTCAACTGCTCGGTAATAAACCTGAATCCGTCATCAACAGTA CTGCAATGGGTTAAACAAACAACACCATCAGGAACACCATTACTAATATCATCCAATGAAAAGATCCATGTTAATGATGTAGTTGAAGGTCATTCGAAATATTATGTCAAAAAAACTGTATATAATAACAAGGAACAGTACCAACTTGAAATCAGGGCATTGACTGAAAATGACGCTGGCTCTTATACATGTATGATCAGACTCGCCAATCAGAACTATTTACAATGGCCGAAAAAGCTTGGTCTCCTAACTGTCCTGAGTAAACAAATGA GAGAGTTGAGATATCCATACTGTCTTAATGTAAATCCAGCTTCAGGTTCACTCGACCAAATTAAAGTTTATAATGAATATGATCTGAATAAACAAGATGACCAAAGATAA
- the LOC143075839 gene encoding anaphase-promoting complex subunit 7-like has product MNLFDHVRFLHESELFHDLKQLSCIVISLCDNNPITEVLSLSQRYQCMVYYGNSLYHLGEFLRAENIYKKALLLKKALNKSKGKITATTPVQPSQDVTSEVDVKYKLYQCLSQMKQFREAMSILEGISSKQRTAKVNVALAKLYVMAGMDRSAITSYKEVIRECPFSLESIQGLLSLGVKGADVAALVMNGLPHGASCDWLSSWIKGQAYLATREYGNSIITFKQMDQKMCLKDNVYIVNSIAEGRFYEGNDTAALTGFQRSHQLDPLFLKNMDLFSYLLAKEKKTMELQRLSEQLMKVTDKAPEPWISFGYYSLISRKVARTRTVYFAQKASIIDPFNVEAYLLKGTALFELKKSQDASLHFQEALRHAPHRYEAYHGLISCYLSLHRTREALACAGKAIKTIGSNPRTLTIYASVLTNEPNMSAKAKPYLEKAMKLDPSYLEPVYVMAEILLRDHQYDKGTEMLRKQLHTHNTCRLHQQLGDFLAQISEPLEALDEYNIALSLDPTNTRAREGKERVEKHNDVGLESTYDLEDMEGSDNDGDFDGSDVESNWSETEFS; this is encoded by the exons tcATGCATTGTGATATCGCTGTGTGATAACAACCCAATCACAGAAGTTCTCTCCTTATCTCAGAGGTACCAGTGTATGGTTTACTATGGAAACTCTTTGTATCATCTTGGAGAATTTTTGAGGGCAGAG aatatttataaaaaggcTCTGTTATTGAAGAAGGCACTCAATAAGAGTAAAGGGAAGATAACAGCCACCACACCTGTCCAACCTTCTCAA GATGTGACCTCAGAAGTAGATGTGAAGTACAAGTTATACCAGTGTTTATCGCAAATGAAACAGTTCAGAGAAGCAATGTCTATA TTAGAAGGAATCAGTTCTAAACAGAGGACAGCTAAGGTGAATGTAGCTTTAGCTAAACTTTACGTCATGGCTGGAATGGACAGATCTGCTATCACAAGTTATAAAGAAGTTATAAG GGAATGTCCATTTTCTTTAGAATCAATTCAAGGTTTACTATCTTTAGGAGTAAAAGGTGCTGATGTTGCTGCTTTAGTAATGAATGGACTACCACATGGTGCATCATGTGACTG gTTATCATCATGGATCAAAGGTCAAGCATATTTAGCTACAAGAGAATATGGCAATTCCATTATAACGTTTAAACAAATGGAccaaaaaatgtgtttaaaagaCAATGTATATATAGTGAATAGTATAGCAGAAGGTAGATTTTACGAAGGGAATGATACTGCTGCCTTAACAGGGTTCCAAAGG tCACATCAGCTGGATCCTTTGTTTCTCAAGAATATGGATTTATTTTCCTACTTACTtgcaaaagaaaagaaaacaatggAATTACAAAG ATTATCAGAACAGCTAATGAAGGTGACAGATAAGGCTCCAGAGCCTTGGATTTCTTTTGGTTATTATTCTCTCATATCAAGAAAAGTAGCTAGAACAAGGACCGTTTATTTTGCTCAAAAG GCCAGCATTATTGATCCATTCAATGTAGAGGCATATTTACTAAAAGGCACAGCATTATTTGAATTAAAGAAATCCCAAGATGCATCACTACACTTTCAGGAAGCTTTACGTCATGCACCACACAGATATGAGGCTTATCATG GTTTGATTTCATGTTACCTGTCATTACACAGAACAAGAGAAGCTTTAGCCTGTGCAGGGAAAGCAATAAAAACAATCGGATCTAATCCCAGAACTTTAACT ATTTATGCATCAGTATTGACAAATGAACCAAATATGTCTgcaaag GCCAAACCATATCTAGAGAAAGCAATGAAGTTAGATCCATCCTACCTAGAACCTGTTTATGTAATGGCAGAAATATTACTTAGAGATCATCAGTATGATAAAGGCACTGAAAT GTTAAGAAAACAGCTGCATACACACAACACATGTCGTCTGCACCAACAATTGGGTGATTTCTTGGCACAGATCAGTGAACCGCTTGAAGCTTTGGACGAATATAATATAGCTTTGAG CCTTGACCCTACAAATACAAGAGCAAGGGAAGGCAAGGAAAGAGTAGAAAAACATAATGATGTTGGTTTAGAGAGTACCTATGATTTAGAGGATATGGAAGGCAGTGACAATGAT GGAGATTTTGATGGAAGTGATGTGGAAAGTAATTGGTCAGAAACAGAGTTCAGCTGA